From a single Veillonellales bacterium genomic region:
- a CDS encoding radical SAM protein — MKHFIIPIFIPHYGCSHQCVFCNQQKITGAATPVTAGEVTGIIEKYLARLTEKRHVEVAYYGGSFTALPLDIQRNLLLPAFKLLQAGTIHAIRLSTRPDCISVEIVNHLLALGVSVIEIGAQSLDDQVLQAVCRGHTYNDIVNAVAILQSFDIQYGLQFMVGLPKEDKTVLAITTQKAIELKPHFVRIYPTVVIADTPLAQLYQQRKYQPLSLQTAVVRSAFMKFSFERAGIPVIRTGLQATQALADPQVVLGGPFHPAFGELVDAYLFNQMLAGFLEQFPVIYGSVVVHHHSKDTSKLRGLANGNVRQWRERYPRMVLRLTADSDSSGQLAIEYQNTTYLIDPNMLTQC; from the coding sequence GTGAAACATTTTATTATTCCTATCTTTATTCCTCATTACGGCTGCAGCCATCAGTGCGTATTTTGCAATCAACAAAAAATTACCGGGGCAGCTACTCCGGTTACAGCCGGTGAAGTTACAGGCATTATTGAAAAATATTTGGCCAGACTGACTGAAAAGCGCCATGTAGAAGTAGCTTATTATGGAGGAAGCTTTACCGCATTACCCCTGGATATACAGCGTAATTTGCTGCTACCGGCCTTCAAGCTGCTGCAAGCCGGCACGATTCACGCCATTCGCCTTTCCACCCGTCCCGACTGTATTTCTGTAGAAATTGTGAATCACTTGCTGGCGTTGGGCGTTTCCGTTATCGAAATAGGGGCTCAATCGCTGGATGATCAAGTGCTGCAGGCTGTTTGCCGGGGCCATACTTATAACGATATCGTAAATGCGGTAGCCATTTTGCAATCATTTGACATTCAATATGGCCTTCAGTTCATGGTAGGGCTGCCAAAGGAGGACAAGACCGTTTTGGCGATTACCACCCAAAAAGCGATTGAGCTTAAACCGCATTTTGTGCGAATCTATCCGACCGTAGTAATTGCCGATACTCCTTTAGCCCAACTCTATCAGCAGCGGAAATATCAGCCATTGTCGCTGCAAACGGCAGTTGTCCGCTCAGCCTTTATGAAATTTTCTTTTGAACGTGCGGGCATACCGGTTATTCGCACCGGACTTCAGGCGACTCAAGCGCTGGCCGATCCCCAGGTTGTTCTTGGCGGACCGTTTCATCCCGCTTTCGGTGAACTGGTAGATGCTTATCTTTTTAATCAAATGCTTGCCGGATTTCTGGAACAGTTTCCGGTGATTTATGGCAGTGTGGTTGTTCATCATCATTCTAAGGACACCTCCAAATTACGCGGCCTTGCTAATGGAAATGTACGGCAATGGAGAGAAAGGTATCCGCGAATGGTTTTGCGTCTGACTGCTGACAGTGACAGCAGCGGGCAATTAGCGATTGAGTATCAAAATACTACTTATCTTATCGACCCTAATATGCTTACTCAGTGCTAA
- a CDS encoding stage V sporulation protein S encodes MEVLKVSAQSNPKSVAGALAAVLREHGSAELQAVGAGAVNQSIKAIAIARGFIAPNGIDLITIPAFAEISIDGEERTAIRFIVEPR; translated from the coding sequence ATGGAAGTTCTTAAAGTATCTGCACAATCGAACCCCAAATCTGTAGCAGGTGCCCTCGCCGCCGTGCTTAGGGAACACGGCTCTGCCGAATTACAGGCAGTTGGTGCCGGAGCCGTAAATCAGTCGATTAAAGCAATTGCTATTGCCCGGGGATTTATCGCCCCTAACGGAATTGATCTAATTACCATACCTGCCTTTGCCGAAATATCGATTGACGGGGAAGAGCGTACCGCTATACGCTTTATCGTAGAGCCTCGCTAA
- the smc gene encoding chromosome segregation protein SMC, with product MLKMCGDGYLLLRKLEAYGFKSFADKTEVEFGRGVTAIVGPNGSGKSNISDAIRWALGEQSIRNLRGAKMEDVIFAGSSGRRPMGVAEVTLTFDNSDGSLPLDFNEVTITRRVFRSGDSEYFINKAHCRLKDIHDLLSNTGLGRDSMTIIGQNKIDEILNSKAEDRRLLFEDAAGITKYKQRKKEALRKLEDTRQNLVRVGDITTEIETQLVPLSQSAARTQKYNKLHNELITCQVTVLLEKLSKAEKMLESASLQKQTLADSAITTSTRLTLKETDKERLSTELEQTDEAIAQVATAISQTAAELERMDGQIGISNERVNQSKQIQKRLTEDEFRNQKQQQELQRQSSCLKDKITQKQLQEQQLTENLTVKTTQREQIIQSMNKHEQQMEAGKEQALGYLQALMNERNAIATAERDLIRIQQRHVNYAHERNEHNTQLTAARQLETKICQDQQAAAILQQQLKAQQEQLASRKADLQCSLQQSAGQETSLQSQLNEFISRRRILVGMQEEYEGFGRGIKSVLNSNEDWRVGICGAVGQILTVPDPYVTAIEIALGGAVQHIVTENDEIAKQAITFLKNHKLGRATFLPLTTVHPQLPQEMEISASHAVGAIGLAADLVTYDRRYQKIAAYLLGRIIIVDHIDIALRIAKQSSFRLKVVTLEGELLNPGGSMTGGSIRRRETSFLSRSNEIEKCKEKINDTKTKLAAAERNRKSDQRTLSELEAQLQSVTDEYQKGELRQAELEIRREKVHDDSTRISLAISAITAEIEDCRQEHQQLDLNLVQSKARVKKLESDDVKQQQSVQQWQTTLKEMQLSREQLNAGITDDKVMLSALQQELSSLINTLNQYREDNAVIQAQLQSLMEEKSALEKQIAELGQEMSIITAKRTELANQKIQREQEYQQLYAKKAATLGAMQRSEQELKELRRAASDLQNRLHEVELLDTKYNYAVTHCISELSEQYSLTVAEAHSLRRSETNIQLTAMIRDLEGEITELGPVNPAAIEEYQRLRERYQFLQKQCQDLVAAQDYLSSLLHDIDSTMAKQFSAALRKINEYFGDIFVKLFGGGKAHLVLTDPKNMLETGIEIFVQPPGKKQQNLVSLSGGERALTVIALLFAFLTYRPAPFSVVDEIDAPLDEANLQRFSNFLREYSQHTQFIVVTHRKGTMEAADVMHGVTIEEAGVSRLVSVKFTEKAG from the coding sequence ATGCTGAAAATGTGTGGTGATGGATACTTGCTGTTGCGAAAGCTGGAAGCTTACGGATTCAAATCGTTCGCGGACAAAACAGAAGTAGAATTTGGTCGTGGGGTAACCGCTATTGTAGGTCCTAACGGCAGTGGCAAAAGCAATATTTCAGATGCCATTCGCTGGGCATTAGGCGAGCAAAGCATCCGGAATTTGCGGGGCGCTAAAATGGAAGACGTAATCTTTGCCGGCAGCTCCGGGCGCCGGCCGATGGGAGTTGCGGAAGTAACTCTGACTTTTGATAATAGCGACGGGTCTCTGCCTTTGGATTTTAATGAAGTGACTATCACCCGTCGAGTATTCCGTTCCGGTGACAGTGAATATTTTATTAATAAAGCCCATTGTCGGTTAAAAGATATTCATGATTTATTGTCCAATACGGGATTAGGCCGGGATTCCATGACGATCATCGGTCAAAATAAAATTGATGAAATATTAAATAGTAAGGCAGAAGACCGCCGTCTCTTATTTGAGGATGCTGCCGGCATAACAAAATATAAGCAGCGCAAGAAAGAGGCCTTGCGCAAACTTGAGGATACCCGCCAAAATCTCGTCAGGGTTGGCGACATTACCACTGAAATTGAAACTCAGCTTGTTCCTTTATCCCAAAGTGCGGCGCGAACTCAAAAATATAATAAACTTCATAATGAACTGATTACCTGCCAAGTGACGGTGTTACTAGAAAAATTAAGTAAAGCGGAAAAAATGCTGGAAAGTGCTTCGTTGCAAAAGCAGACACTTGCTGATTCTGCAATCACGACGAGTACCCGATTAACCTTAAAGGAAACGGATAAAGAACGTTTATCGACCGAATTAGAGCAAACGGATGAAGCGATTGCACAAGTAGCGACTGCAATTAGTCAGACTGCGGCGGAATTAGAACGAATGGATGGACAGATCGGTATTTCGAATGAACGTGTTAACCAAAGTAAGCAGATACAAAAACGGCTAACCGAGGATGAGTTCCGCAATCAAAAACAACAGCAAGAGCTGCAAAGGCAGAGCAGCTGCCTGAAAGACAAAATAACGCAAAAACAGCTGCAGGAACAGCAGCTGACAGAGAATTTAACTGTAAAAACAACACAACGGGAACAAATTATCCAGAGTATGAATAAGCATGAACAGCAAATGGAAGCCGGCAAAGAACAGGCCTTGGGCTATTTACAAGCGCTGATGAACGAACGGAACGCGATTGCTACCGCGGAACGCGATTTAATCAGGATTCAACAGCGTCATGTCAATTACGCACATGAGCGTAACGAACACAATACACAGCTTACTGCAGCCCGGCAGCTGGAAACAAAGATTTGTCAAGACCAGCAGGCGGCGGCGATATTGCAGCAGCAGCTTAAGGCTCAGCAGGAACAACTTGCCAGCCGGAAAGCAGACTTGCAGTGTTCGTTACAACAATCAGCCGGGCAGGAAACCAGCTTGCAGAGCCAATTGAATGAATTCATTTCCCGCCGGCGGATCCTGGTCGGCATGCAGGAAGAATATGAAGGATTCGGCCGGGGAATTAAAAGTGTGTTGAACAGCAACGAAGACTGGCGTGTCGGGATTTGTGGCGCAGTCGGTCAAATTTTAACTGTTCCGGATCCTTATGTCACCGCAATTGAAATTGCCCTTGGCGGTGCTGTACAGCATATCGTTACAGAAAATGATGAAATTGCGAAACAGGCGATAACTTTTTTAAAAAACCATAAATTGGGACGAGCCACCTTTCTGCCCCTTACTACTGTTCACCCCCAATTGCCGCAGGAAATGGAAATCAGCGCTTCCCATGCAGTCGGGGCGATTGGCTTGGCGGCCGATCTTGTTACGTATGACAGACGTTACCAAAAAATCGCTGCCTATCTCCTGGGACGCATTATCATTGTGGATCACATTGATATTGCCTTGCGCATTGCCAAACAAAGCTCTTTTCGCTTGAAAGTAGTAACGCTGGAAGGCGAATTGCTGAATCCCGGCGGATCAATGACCGGGGGCAGTATCCGTCGGCGGGAAACCAGCTTTCTCAGCCGCAGCAATGAAATTGAAAAATGTAAAGAAAAAATTAATGATACAAAAACAAAGTTAGCTGCTGCGGAGCGGAACAGAAAAAGCGATCAAAGAACATTATCTGAACTTGAGGCACAACTGCAGTCTGTCACTGACGAATATCAGAAAGGCGAGCTGCGTCAGGCTGAATTGGAAATTCGCCGGGAAAAAGTCCATGATGACAGTACCCGGATTAGTTTGGCGATTTCCGCCATAACGGCTGAAATTGAAGACTGTCGGCAAGAACACCAGCAACTGGATTTGAATCTGGTGCAAAGTAAAGCCCGGGTAAAAAAACTGGAAAGCGACGATGTAAAACAGCAGCAGTCAGTGCAGCAATGGCAGACAACGCTGAAGGAAATGCAGTTATCCCGTGAGCAGCTAAATGCCGGGATTACGGACGACAAAGTCATGCTTTCAGCCTTGCAGCAAGAATTATCTTCGTTAATCAATACCTTAAACCAGTATCGCGAGGATAACGCTGTGATTCAGGCTCAACTCCAGAGTCTGATGGAAGAAAAATCAGCTCTGGAGAAGCAGATAGCCGAATTGGGACAGGAAATGTCAATTATTACGGCCAAACGGACGGAACTTGCCAACCAAAAAATACAACGGGAGCAGGAATATCAGCAGCTGTATGCAAAAAAAGCAGCCACTCTTGGCGCCATGCAGCGGTCGGAACAAGAATTGAAGGAGCTGCGCCGCGCCGCTAGCGATCTGCAAAACAGATTGCATGAAGTAGAGCTGCTTGATACAAAATATAATTATGCGGTTACACATTGCATCAGTGAATTAAGCGAGCAATATTCACTGACAGTGGCAGAGGCTCATTCTTTACGCCGTTCTGAGACAAATATTCAATTGACAGCTATGATCCGGGATTTAGAAGGGGAAATAACCGAACTGGGACCGGTTAATCCGGCTGCGATTGAAGAGTATCAGCGCTTGCGGGAACGTTACCAATTTTTGCAAAAGCAATGTCAGGATCTTGTAGCTGCCCAAGATTATTTGTCATCCCTGCTTCACGACATTGATTCAACCATGGCGAAACAATTTTCTGCGGCCTTACGCAAGATTAATGAGTACTTTGGCGACATATTTGTGAAATTATTTGGCGGCGGCAAAGCGCATTTGGTATTAACAGACCCCAAGAACATGCTGGAAACAGGAATTGAAATCTTTGTTCAGCCCCCCGGGAAAAAGCAGCAAAATCTGGTTTCCCTATCGGGCGGCGAACGTGCCTTAACGGTAATTGCGCTGTTATTTGCCTTTTTAACGTACCGTCCGGCCCCCTTTAGCGTAGTTGACGAAATTGATGCTCCTTTGGATGAGGCTAATTTACAGCGATTCAGTAATTTTTTGCGAGAGTACTCGCAGCATACTCAGTTTATTGTAGTAACCCATCGTAAGGGAACCATGGAGGCAGCGGATGTTATGCATGGCGTTACTATTGAAGAAGCAGGCGTTTCTCGGCTTGTATCCGTCAAATTTACCGAAAAAGCCGGGTAA
- the ftsY gene encoding signal recognition particle-docking protein FtsY has protein sequence MGFFDKLKSGLEKTRKGFTEKIEQLVIGYAQIDDEFLDDLEAVLLCADVGVQTTAKLMAAVRAGIKAKEIQSPEQLKPFLEEKISAILAQASPATQLAVNPPTVIVVVGVNGVGKTTTIGKLGNFYHQQGCKVMLAAGDTFRAAAIDQLEIWGKRIKADVIKQTEGSDPAAVAFDAVQSAKAKKADILLIDTAGRLHTKANLMEELKKINRVIARELPGAPHETLLVLDATTGQNAVNQAKIFAETADVSGVVLTKLDGTAKGGVVVAINAELHIPVKWIGVGEGVNDLRPFVPGDFAKALFGDK, from the coding sequence ATGGGTTTCTTTGATAAATTAAAATCGGGTTTAGAAAAAACCAGGAAAGGTTTTACGGAAAAAATCGAGCAGCTGGTTATTGGCTATGCCCAAATTGATGATGAATTTCTTGATGATTTAGAAGCAGTACTGCTCTGTGCTGACGTGGGGGTGCAAACTACCGCTAAATTGATGGCTGCTGTGAGAGCGGGCATAAAGGCCAAAGAGATTCAATCGCCGGAGCAGTTAAAACCTTTCTTAGAAGAAAAGATCAGCGCTATCTTAGCCCAAGCTTCACCTGCTACCCAATTGGCGGTAAATCCGCCCACCGTGATAGTGGTAGTCGGGGTAAACGGGGTAGGAAAAACCACCACGATTGGCAAGCTGGGGAATTTTTATCATCAGCAAGGCTGCAAGGTCATGCTGGCCGCCGGCGACACATTTCGGGCGGCCGCTATTGACCAATTGGAAATCTGGGGCAAACGGATCAAAGCCGACGTAATCAAGCAGACGGAAGGCTCGGATCCGGCGGCGGTCGCTTTTGATGCCGTACAATCGGCAAAAGCCAAAAAAGCCGATATTTTGCTTATCGATACGGCAGGACGCCTTCATACGAAAGCCAATTTAATGGAAGAACTGAAAAAAATCAACCGGGTTATTGCCCGCGAGCTGCCGGGAGCGCCGCACGAAACCTTGCTGGTGCTTGACGCTACTACCGGTCAAAATGCGGTGAATCAGGCTAAAATTTTTGCTGAAACAGCCGACGTGTCCGGTGTGGTACTGACCAAATTGGACGGTACGGCTAAAGGCGGCGTGGTCGTAGCCATTAACGCTGAACTGCATATACCGGTAAAATGGATTGGCGTTGGTGAAGGTGTTAACGATTTGCGGCCATTTGTGCCCGGGGATTTTGCCAAGGCATTATTCGGTGACAAGTAA
- the ylxM gene encoding YlxM family DNA-binding protein yields the protein MLDKILRMGLLFDFYSALLTDKQQQCIKMHYLNDYSLAEIADDFHVSRQAVYDILRRAEQTLEEYEQKLRLVERYQREQLIIRKIYDLLAGVPEDSRQHSAINQALEQLVKLLDSPREV from the coding sequence GTGTTGGATAAAATTTTACGTATGGGCCTGTTGTTTGATTTTTACAGTGCTTTACTTACGGATAAGCAGCAGCAGTGTATCAAAATGCATTATTTGAATGACTATTCCCTTGCGGAAATCGCCGATGACTTCCATGTTTCCCGTCAGGCCGTTTATGATATACTGCGGCGGGCGGAACAAACATTGGAAGAATATGAGCAGAAGCTGCGGCTGGTGGAACGTTACCAGCGGGAGCAGCTGATCATCCGAAAAATTTACGATTTGTTAGCCGGTGTACCGGAAGACAGCCGGCAGCATTCGGCAATCAATCAGGCGTTAGAACAATTAGTCAAATTGCTGGATTCCCCCAGGGAGGTGTAA
- the ffh gene encoding signal recognition particle protein yields MVFEGLADKLQQTFKKLRGRGKLSEADVNEAMREVRMALLEADVNFKVVKDFIAKIKARAVGQDVMQSLTPAQHVIKIVNDELTELMGGAQSRITIASRPPTIVMLVGLQGAGKTTTAGKLAHLLKKQSKQPLLVAADIYRPAAIKQLQVLGEQVDCPVFSLPDSRNAVDIAQKAIEYALSHARDMVIIDTAGRLHINEELMQELKSIKQAVQPHEILLVVDAMTGQDAVTVAESFNNDLGVDGVILTKLDGDARGGAALSVKAVTGRPIKFAGMGEKLDALEPFHPDRMASRILGMGDVLSLIEKAESAIDLEQAKAMEKKFRKESFTLEDFLDQMQQVRKLGPLDQILGMLPGMGNLKKLQDVKIDEKELSQIEAIIRSMTIKERRDPAIINGSRRKRIALGSGTRVQAVNKLLKQFAEAKKMMKRLQGMQKGKKGLGGFNLPFMR; encoded by the coding sequence ATGGTATTTGAAGGATTAGCCGACAAACTGCAGCAAACTTTTAAAAAATTGCGCGGGCGCGGTAAATTATCCGAAGCAGATGTTAATGAGGCCATGCGGGAAGTGCGAATGGCACTTTTGGAAGCCGATGTCAACTTCAAAGTAGTGAAAGACTTTATTGCCAAAATAAAAGCGCGGGCTGTGGGACAAGATGTTATGCAGAGCCTGACCCCGGCCCAGCATGTGATAAAAATTGTTAATGATGAACTGACAGAATTGATGGGCGGCGCACAAAGCCGGATTACGATTGCCTCACGTCCGCCGACGATTGTGATGCTGGTTGGCTTGCAGGGAGCCGGTAAGACAACTACTGCCGGTAAGCTGGCACATTTATTGAAAAAGCAAAGCAAACAGCCCCTGCTGGTGGCAGCCGATATTTACCGGCCGGCTGCAATTAAACAGCTGCAGGTATTGGGCGAACAGGTAGATTGTCCGGTATTTTCCCTGCCGGATAGCCGCAATGCTGTCGATATCGCTCAAAAGGCAATTGAATATGCCTTGTCCCATGCCCGGGATATGGTAATTATTGATACTGCCGGCCGACTGCATATCAATGAAGAGCTGATGCAGGAATTAAAGTCGATTAAGCAGGCTGTTCAGCCCCACGAGATACTGCTGGTTGTCGATGCCATGACAGGTCAGGATGCCGTCACTGTTGCCGAAAGTTTTAATAATGATTTAGGCGTGGACGGCGTAATTCTGACAAAACTGGACGGCGATGCCCGGGGCGGCGCAGCTTTGTCGGTTAAAGCAGTAACCGGCCGGCCAATTAAATTTGCCGGTATGGGTGAGAAATTAGATGCATTAGAACCGTTTCATCCGGATCGCATGGCTTCGCGAATCCTGGGAATGGGCGACGTGCTTAGCTTGATTGAGAAGGCTGAGTCAGCCATTGATCTTGAGCAAGCCAAGGCGATGGAAAAGAAGTTTCGTAAAGAAAGCTTTACCCTGGAAGATTTCTTAGATCAAATGCAGCAAGTGCGTAAATTAGGACCCCTTGATCAAATACTGGGCATGCTGCCGGGAATGGGTAATCTGAAAAAGCTGCAGGATGTCAAGATTGATGAAAAAGAACTCAGCCAGATTGAAGCCATTATTCGTTCCATGACCATCAAAGAACGCCGGGATCCGGCTATTATTAACGGCAGCCGGCGCAAGCGCATTGCCTTGGGCAGCGGTACCCGCGTTCAAGCCGTTAATAAGCTGCTGAAACAGTTTGCGGAGGCTAAAAAGATGATGAAGCGGCTTCAGGGAATGCAAAAAGGGAAAAAGGGGCTGGGAGGATTTAACTTGCCATTCATGCGCTGA
- the rpsP gene encoding 30S ribosomal protein S16 gives MAVKIRLNRMGAKKNPFYRVVVADSRFPRDGRFIEILGHYDSTQDPAIIKIDEDKVIDWLKKGAQPTDTVKALLSQIGIMKKWDELKRTKKEA, from the coding sequence GTGGCAGTTAAAATTCGTTTAAACCGTATGGGAGCTAAGAAGAACCCTTTTTATCGCGTAGTTGTGGCTGATTCCCGTTTCCCTCGCGATGGCCGATTTATTGAAATTCTGGGACACTACGATTCCACGCAAGACCCGGCAATCATCAAAATCGATGAAGATAAAGTAATTGATTGGCTGAAAAAAGGCGCTCAGCCCACGGATACTGTAAAGGCATTGTTAAGCCAGATCGGTATTATGAAAAAATGGGATGAACTGAAGCGTACGAAGAAAGAGGCGTAA
- a CDS encoding KH domain-containing protein encodes MKELIEIIAKALVKNPEQVNVTEALDSHADVYELRVAPDDMGKIIGKQGRIAKALRTVVKAAATRENKKVMIEII; translated from the coding sequence ATGAAAGAGCTTATTGAAATTATCGCCAAAGCATTAGTTAAAAATCCGGAGCAAGTCAATGTTACGGAAGCGCTGGATTCCCATGCTGACGTATATGAATTGCGGGTAGCCCCGGATGATATGGGAAAGATTATCGGCAAACAAGGCCGTATTGCCAAAGCATTGCGAACGGTAGTAAAAGCTGCCGCCACTCGTGAAAACAAGAAGGTTATGATCGAAATTATCTAA
- a CDS encoding YlqD family protein, whose amino-acid sequence MDKISLKCPVTIKAKVTEDLKKQLAVEIQDAIKKVDIELQQIDFHAKRMMTEQAKQDAQGLIAIRQQIDLEKQKRLEFKNNMLEKLKETAQLEQGAEIVQGTLERIVEVSIGDNLPKIMNTEILLEDGKIIAFRS is encoded by the coding sequence ATGGATAAGATATCGTTAAAATGTCCGGTGACCATTAAAGCAAAAGTTACCGAAGACCTGAAAAAACAATTAGCTGTTGAGATTCAGGATGCCATAAAGAAAGTGGATATTGAATTGCAGCAAATTGATTTTCACGCCAAAAGAATGATGACCGAACAAGCGAAGCAGGACGCTCAGGGCCTTATTGCCATTAGACAGCAAATTGATCTGGAAAAGCAAAAACGGCTGGAATTTAAAAATAATATGTTGGAAAAGCTAAAGGAAACAGCCCAATTGGAGCAGGGAGCGGAAATTGTTCAAGGTACGCTGGAGCGGATAGTGGAAGTCAGCATAGGCGATAATTTGCCTAAAATTATGAACACTGAGATTTTGCTGGAAGACGGTAAAATCATTGCCTTTCGCAGTTAG
- the rimM gene encoding ribosome maturation factor RimM (Essential for efficient processing of 16S rRNA), with translation MAEQLIAVGKIVAPHGVRGDVRVIPLTDFPQRFQKSKNILLEDRTCLTIEQVKYHNRFVLLKFRTFNTINEVESLKGKILYVEEKDVVPLPVGQYYHFQIVGLQVYTDQGKYIGTITDILETGSNDVYVVEQEGSKPVLIPALKKVVQKVDVANGQMMVKLQEEWE, from the coding sequence ATGGCCGAACAGTTAATTGCAGTGGGAAAAATTGTTGCCCCGCACGGTGTGCGGGGTGACGTTCGTGTTATTCCGCTTACCGACTTTCCGCAGCGATTTCAAAAATCAAAAAATATCTTATTAGAAGATAGAACCTGCTTGACCATTGAGCAAGTAAAATATCACAATCGGTTTGTTTTGTTAAAATTCCGCACCTTTAATACGATAAATGAGGTAGAAAGCCTAAAGGGCAAAATACTTTATGTAGAGGAAAAAGATGTTGTTCCCCTGCCGGTAGGACAGTATTATCATTTCCAAATTGTTGGGTTACAGGTTTATACTGATCAGGGCAAATATATCGGGACTATCACCGATATCCTGGAAACCGGCAGCAATGATGTTTACGTAGTTGAGCAAGAAGGAAGCAAACCTGTATTAATACCGGCTTTAAAAAAAGTGGTGCAGAAAGTCGATGTGGCCAATGGACAGATGATGGTAAAACTCCAGGAAGAATGGGAATAG